One segment of Triticum aestivum cultivar Chinese Spring chromosome 2A, IWGSC CS RefSeq v2.1, whole genome shotgun sequence DNA contains the following:
- the LOC123187799 gene encoding uncharacterized protein isoform X3, with translation MPAAAAMRSGVGADGADGVLLAHQSCVWTKHDTTSVLNAVIMLMPARAQIPLPHELPPRRAATHAQTSPPPMASPEEKRREETQGDRTTRSSGGQIHLPRSPRARAPPTTRPCPCVKGLVGDASAPPWPWSFLPIQGLGLDGDGCSSKERKTLFS, from the exons ATGCCGGCGGCGGCAGCGATGCGGTCTGGCGTCGGCGCCGACGGA GCCGACGGAGTTCTCCTTGCCCATCAATCTTGTGTCTGGACCAAGCACGACACCACCTCGGTGTTGAACGCCGTGATAATGCTAATGCCCGCTCGGGCTCAAATCCCCCTCCCCCACGAGCTCCCCCCTCGACGCGCCGCCACCCACGCTCAGACCTCGCCGCCGCCCATGGCCTCCCccgaagaaaagagaagagaagagacgCAGGGAGATCGAACCACCAGATCGAGTGGCggccagatccatctgccacggtcGCCCAGGGCTCGCGCGCCTCCGACGACGCGGCCGTGCCCGTGTGTCAAGGGCCTGGTCGGAGATGCTTCTGCTCCGCCATGGCCATGGAGCTTCCTCCCAATCCAAGGTCTTGGACTGGACGGGGACGGCTGCTCTTCCAAG GAAAGAAAGACTCTGTTCTCTTAA
- the LOC123187799 gene encoding uncharacterized protein isoform X1 translates to MPAAAAMRSGVGADGADGVLLAHQSCVWTKHDTTSVLNAVIMLMPARAQIPLPHELPPRRAATHAQTSPPPMASPEEKRREETQGDRTTRSSGGQIHLPRSPRARAPPTTRPCPCVKGLVGDASAPPWPWSFLPIQGLGLDGDGCSSKGTMMNFKDDAPGTQHPYFIITYLNGAQHQCFVNAKSHDCFCVQERKTLFS, encoded by the exons ATGCCGGCGGCGGCAGCGATGCGGTCTGGCGTCGGCGCCGACGGA GCCGACGGAGTTCTCCTTGCCCATCAATCTTGTGTCTGGACCAAGCACGACACCACCTCGGTGTTGAACGCCGTGATAATGCTAATGCCCGCTCGGGCTCAAATCCCCCTCCCCCACGAGCTCCCCCCTCGACGCGCCGCCACCCACGCTCAGACCTCGCCGCCGCCCATGGCCTCCCccgaagaaaagagaagagaagagacgCAGGGAGATCGAACCACCAGATCGAGTGGCggccagatccatctgccacggtcGCCCAGGGCTCGCGCGCCTCCGACGACGCGGCCGTGCCCGTGTGTCAAGGGCCTGGTCGGAGATGCTTCTGCTCCGCCATGGCCATGGAGCTTCCTCCCAATCCAAGGTCTTGGACTGGACGGGGACGGCTGCTCTTCCAAG GGCACAATGATGAATTTTAAGGACGATGCTCCTGGTACACAACATCCTTACTTCATAATCACCTATCTGAATGGTGCACAACATCAATGCTTTGTTAATGCTAAGTCTCATGATTGTTTTTGTGTGCAGGAAAGAAAGACTCTGTTCTCTTAA
- the LOC123187799 gene encoding uncharacterized protein isoform X2, with product MPAAAAMRSGVGADGADGVLLAHQSCVWTKHDTTSVLNAVIMLMPARAQIPLPHELPPRRAATHAQTSPPPMASPEEKRREETQGDRTTRSSGGQIHLPRSPRARAPPTTRPCPCVKGLVGDASAPPWPWSFLPIQGLGLDGDGCSSKGTMMNFKDDAPGKKDSVLLTRMKYNSIQKPTWTTHIWMS from the exons ATGCCGGCGGCGGCAGCGATGCGGTCTGGCGTCGGCGCCGACGGA GCCGACGGAGTTCTCCTTGCCCATCAATCTTGTGTCTGGACCAAGCACGACACCACCTCGGTGTTGAACGCCGTGATAATGCTAATGCCCGCTCGGGCTCAAATCCCCCTCCCCCACGAGCTCCCCCCTCGACGCGCCGCCACCCACGCTCAGACCTCGCCGCCGCCCATGGCCTCCCccgaagaaaagagaagagaagagacgCAGGGAGATCGAACCACCAGATCGAGTGGCggccagatccatctgccacggtcGCCCAGGGCTCGCGCGCCTCCGACGACGCGGCCGTGCCCGTGTGTCAAGGGCCTGGTCGGAGATGCTTCTGCTCCGCCATGGCCATGGAGCTTCCTCCCAATCCAAGGTCTTGGACTGGACGGGGACGGCTGCTCTTCCAAG GGCACAATGATGAATTTTAAGGACGATGCTCCTG GAAAGAAAGACTCTGTTCTCTTAACAAGGATGAAGTATAACAGCATACAAAAACCAACGTGGACAACCCACATCTG GATGTCATGA